A window of Cryptomeria japonica chromosome 3, Sugi_1.0, whole genome shotgun sequence contains these coding sequences:
- the LOC131045911 gene encoding probable disease resistance protein At1g61300: MASTSFSHKRSFSEFERETLIVPKKLYDAFLNHRGPDTKDTVAFALYDPLEEMGFWTFLDDQELQLGDSIEPAIQNAIYSSSVQIAIFSPRYAESPWCLNELVHMLKTRALFIPVFCDVKPSELRYPHKGIYAAAFAKHEENGRFSKKKLQQWKEALRSSSLVSGYEFSTSNDNVEELRTKIAFAVQQRVGKKGFPSYAEVAKHQIVLNADAEASTSRSAEVYKKSSLLPRDSHPVGIDSKVEDMLRLLQDPQVPVIAVLGMGGSGKTFLLQNVYKALKSRFDNSIWLSISKSYAVKNLQHDIAFRIGLKKEILDVEISEETAAELIHDRLQGKKSLIVLDDLWTLSTEDNLLDKLGLPVDKDCKVVVTTRNKEVARNSKAHIYEMENLSDEDSWKLFCVYAFLGHGENRVPSHLEEVGRKIVKQCGNLPLAIKTTAASLASATDLRKWESKRRQLERAVIPIGDHDPVMDILKLSYDSLPPHLKPCFAYLSFFPEDEEIDPEYLVYLWIAEGFVPTGAGAGDEQWDTAWDWLDQLAQLCLLQLCEDRKGAADDSYEWLNKYCKVHDLLHDLAIQISRENQCVFSLEEASTHTSGASGWCRILLAKKDINDNALSHRRPAYLRTLSMSQNWEIETIPEYLFTAMRGLRVLDLSYTRILTLPASVGKMVLLKVLNLRGTEIREVPECVRYLKSLLFLAMPSYFFDIPVWISELKNLQHLECRDVSPMPKGISDMVSLRTLRVGCLKLSIEEDEFMRLEDLAKMTQLQELHLLLKHEMELERMEEGILAQLIKMRRLNIGNMMSGTKYASAQFSEKMRAMRDLESLELYSFVVPGWICDLANLRELELNYCPCIYYPELQRMPNLVRLVLRGDDCCRELPKAFGKSGGFLHLRFFTIQLFEKLEEFPKLEEGAMACLEEFRLQYCQNVKKVGEGLERLKRLKVFDYTDSGTDEVREALKKGGEYWNKIEANNSSVTITASEFESEYEYDSESANESENEFESESVPESESESDSESESKSE; this comes from the exons ATGGCGTCTACATCCTTCTCTCACAAACGTTCTTTCAGTGAATTTGAAAGGGAAACGCTCATTGTACCAAAAAAATTATATGATGCGTTCCTCAATCACCGAGGCCCTGACACAAAAGATACTGTGGCTTTTGCACTTTACGATCCACTGGAGGAAATGGGATTTTGGACATTTCTTGATGATCAAGAATTACAATTGGGAGATTCAATTGAGCCTGCCATACAAAATGCCATATACTCTTCCTCTGTGCAAATCGCCATCTTCTCCCCAAGATATGCGGAGTCCCCTTGGTGTCTAAATGAGCTGGTTCACATGCTGAAAACCAGGGCTCTGTTTATTCCTGTATTTTGTGATGTCAAGCCTTCCGAGCTTCGCTATCCTCACAAGGGAATTTATGCAGCTGCATTCGCTAAGCATGAAGAAAATGGGAGATTCAGTAAGAAGAAGCTTCAACAGTGGAAAGAAGCTCTCCGCTCTTCTTCACTGGTCTCTGGCTACGAATTCAGCACATCTAACGA TAATGTCGAGGAGCTGCGTACAAAGATTGCCTTCGCTGTGCAACAAAGGGTTGGAAAGAAGGGCTTCCCAAGTTATGCGGAAGTTGCAAAACATCAGATTGTTCTTAATGCAGACGCAGAAGCGTCAACGAGTAGGTCAGCAGAGGTGTACAAGAAATCTAGCCTTCTGCCCAGAGATTCGCATCCAGTGGGGATAGATTCCAAAGTTGAAGACATGCTCAGGTTGCTACAAGATCCACAGGTTCCAGTTATAGCAGTCCTTGGTATGGGTGGCTCGGGAAAGACGTTTCTTCTCCAAAATGTCTACAAAGCCTTAAAATCCAGGTTTGACAATTCTATTTGGCTCTCTATTTCCAAATCATATGCAGTCAAGAATTTGCAACATGATATAGCCTTCCGCATAGGTTTAAAAAAGGAAATTCTGGATGTTGAAATATCTGAAGAGACAGCGGCTGAATTAATTCATGACCGTCTCCAAGGGAAAAAATCCCTTATTGTGCTGGATGATCTGTGGACGTTGTCAACAGAAGATAATCTCTTAGATAAACTTGGTCTTCCAGTTGATAAAGATTGTAAAGTGGTGGTGACCACAAGAAATAAGGAGGTTGCTCGAAATTCAAAAGCTCATATTTATGAGATGGAAAATTTGTCGGATGAAGACAGTTGGAAGCTGTTCTGCGTCTACGCATTTCTGGGTCATGGAGAAAACAGAGTGCCATCGCACTTGGAAGAGGTGGGTCGTAAGATTGTAAAGCAATGTGGAAATTTGCCTCTGGCTATCAAAACGACAGCAGCATCTCTAGCCAGCGCCACAGATCTTAGAAAATGGGAGTCCAAGCGCCGTCAGCTTGAAAGGGCAGTTATTCCCATTGGGGACCATGATCCTGTCATGGATATATTAAAATTGAGTTACGATTCCTTGCCACCACATCTTAAACCCTGTTTTGCTTATCTTTCTTTCTTCCCTGAGGATGAGGAGATAGACCCTGAATATCTGGTATATCTATGGATAGCAGAGGGATTCGTCCCAACAGGAGCAGGAGCAGGAGACGAGCAGTGGGATACTGCATGGGATTGGTTAGATCAACTTGCCCAGCTGTGTCTGCTTCAACTATGCGAAGATCGAAAAGGTGCTGCTGATGATTCTTATGAATGGTTAAACAAATATTGCAAAGTTCATGATCTGTTGCATGATTTGGCCATACAGATATCGAGAGAAAATCAGTGTGTTTTTTCTCTTGAAGAAGCCTCTACACATACAAGTGGTGCCTCTGGCTGGTGTCGGATTTTACTAGCCAAGAAAGATATAAATGATAATGCCCTCTCACACAGGCGTCCTGCTTATCTCCGCACGCTCTCAATGTCTCAGAATTGGGAGATTGAAACCATTCCAGAATATTTGTTTACCGCAATGAGAGGACTGCGTGTTCTGGATTTGAGCTACACACGGATCTTAACATTGCCTGCGTCTGTTGGAAAGATGGTACTTCTGAAGGTCCTGAATTTAAGGGGTACAGAGATAAGGGAGGTACCGGAGTGTGTGAGATATCTGAAAAGTCTCTTGTTTCTAGCGATGCCCAGTTATTTTTTTGATATACCAGTATGGATAAGTGAACTTAAAAATCTTCAGCATTTAGAATGCAGGGATGTTTCTCCCATGCCGAAGGGAATATCAGATATGGTTTCTTTGAGAACACTCCGAGTAGGATGCTTGAAGCTCTCCATAGAAGAGGACGAATTCATGAGGTTGGAGGATTTGGCCAAGATGACTCAGCTTCAGGAATTACATTTACTACTAAAGCATGAGATGGAGTTGGAGAGGATGGAAGAAGGGATTCTTGCGCAGCTCATCAAGATGCGTCGTCTAAATATCGGAAATATGATGAGCGGAACTAAGTATGCGAGTGCGCAGTTTTCAGAAAAAATGAGAGCAATGAGAGATCTGGAAAGTCTTGAATTATACAGCTTCGTAGTGCCAGGTTGGATATGTGATTTGGCAAATCTGAGGGAATTGGAATTAAATTATTGTCCCTGTATTTATTATCCGGAGTTGCAAAGAATGCCCAATCTAGTGAGGTTGGTGTTGCGTGGGGATGATTGTTGCAGAGAATTGCCAAAGGCGTTTGGAAAGTCGGGAGGTTTCCTACATCTCCGCTTCTTCACAATTCAACTGTTTGAAAAATTAGAAGAGTTCCCAAAATTGGAGGAGGGGGCAATGGCATGTCTTGAGGAGTTCCGTCTGCAATATTGTCAGAATGTGAAGAAAGTGGGAGAGGGATTGGAGCGGTTGAAAAGATTGAAGGTGTTCGATTACACTGATTCAGGGACAGATgaagtaagagaggcattaaagaaAGGCGGAGAATATTGGAATAAAATCGAAGCCAATAATTCCAGCGTAACTATTACAGCATCTGAATTTGAATCTGAATATGAGTATGACTCTGaatctgcaaatgaatctgaaaatgaatttGAATCTGAATCTGTGCCAGAATCAGAATCAgaatcagactcagaatcagaatcaaaatcGGAATAA